A genomic segment from Triticum dicoccoides isolate Atlit2015 ecotype Zavitan chromosome 1A, WEW_v2.0, whole genome shotgun sequence encodes:
- the LOC119359768 gene encoding putative germin-like protein 2-1 isoform X3: MASKFFLLALLAMSASRAIASDPGQLQDFCVADRTSQGMFFVNGFACKDPKTAVAEDFFFSGLHMAGNTSNKQGSAVTAVNVAQIAGLNTLGISLVRVDYAPNGQNAPHIHPRATEGLIHFQFNLGTNKAIAIAALSSKNPGVITIANAVFGSKPSISDDILAKAFQVDKNIVDNIQAQF, translated from the exons ATGGCCTCAAAGTTCTTCCTCCTTGCCCTTCTGGCCATGTCAGCTTCTCGTGCTATTGCCTCCGACCCAGGCCAGCTCCAGGATTTCTGCGTCGCTGACAGAACATCACAAGGTATGt TTTTTGTCAATGGATTTGCATGCAAAGACCCAAAGACCGCTGTggcagaagatttcttcttctCTGGCCTTCACATGGCTGGGAACACGAGCAACAAGCAAGGATCTGCTGTGACCGCAGTTAATGTGGCGCAGATTGCTGGGTTGAACACTTTGGGCATCTCCCTGGTTCGCGTCGATTATGCACCCAATGGTCAAAACGCACCCCACATCCATCCCCGGGCAACCG AAGGGTTGATTCACTTCCAGTTCAACTTGGGAACAAACAAAGCCATAGCCATTGCCGCGCTGAGCAGCAAGAACCCTGGGGTGATCACCATAGCCAATGCGGTGTTCGGATCCAAGCCATCCATCTCAGATGATATCCTTGCCAAAGCCTTCCAGGTGGACAAGAACATAGTAGACAATATCCAAGCTCAATTCTAG
- the LOC119359768 gene encoding putative germin-like protein 2-1 isoform X1 — protein sequence MASKFFLLALLAMSASRAIASDPGQLQDFCVADRTSQGMFFVNGFACKDPKTAVAEDFFFSGLHMAGNTSNKQGSAVTAVNVAQIAGLNTLGISLVRVDYAPNGQNAPHIHPRATEILTVLEGSLYVGFVTSNPENKLFAKFLNKGDVFVFPQGLIHFQFNLGTNKAIAIAALSSKNPGVITIANAVFGSKPSISDDILAKAFQVDKNIVDNIQAQF from the exons ATGGCCTCAAAGTTCTTCCTCCTTGCCCTTCTGGCCATGTCAGCTTCTCGTGCTATTGCCTCCGACCCAGGCCAGCTCCAGGATTTCTGCGTCGCTGACAGAACATCACAAGGTATGt TTTTTGTCAATGGATTTGCATGCAAAGACCCAAAGACCGCTGTggcagaagatttcttcttctCTGGCCTTCACATGGCTGGGAACACGAGCAACAAGCAAGGATCTGCTGTGACCGCAGTTAATGTGGCGCAGATTGCTGGGTTGAACACTTTGGGCATCTCCCTGGTTCGCGTCGATTATGCACCCAATGGTCAAAACGCACCCCACATCCATCCCCGGGCAACCGAGATCCTCACCGTGCTGGAAGGCTCGCTCTATGTTGGTTTCGTGACCTCAAACCCCGAGAACAAGTTGTTCGCAAAATTTCTGAACAAAGGGGACGTGTTTGTGTTTCCGCAAGGGTTGATTCACTTCCAGTTCAACTTGGGAACAAACAAAGCCATAGCCATTGCCGCGCTGAGCAGCAAGAACCCTGGGGTGATCACCATAGCCAATGCGGTGTTCGGATCCAAGCCATCCATCTCAGATGATATCCTTGCCAAAGCCTTCCAGGTGGACAAGAACATAGTAGACAATATCCAAGCTCAATTCTAG
- the LOC119359768 gene encoding putative germin-like protein 2-1 isoform X2 has protein sequence MASKFFLLALLAMSASRAIASDPGQLQDFCVADRTSQVFVNGFACKDPKTAVAEDFFFSGLHMAGNTSNKQGSAVTAVNVAQIAGLNTLGISLVRVDYAPNGQNAPHIHPRATEILTVLEGSLYVGFVTSNPENKLFAKFLNKGDVFVFPQGLIHFQFNLGTNKAIAIAALSSKNPGVITIANAVFGSKPSISDDILAKAFQVDKNIVDNIQAQF, from the exons ATGGCCTCAAAGTTCTTCCTCCTTGCCCTTCTGGCCATGTCAGCTTCTCGTGCTATTGCCTCCGACCCAGGCCAGCTCCAGGATTTCTGCGTCGCTGACAGAACATCACAAG TTTTTGTCAATGGATTTGCATGCAAAGACCCAAAGACCGCTGTggcagaagatttcttcttctCTGGCCTTCACATGGCTGGGAACACGAGCAACAAGCAAGGATCTGCTGTGACCGCAGTTAATGTGGCGCAGATTGCTGGGTTGAACACTTTGGGCATCTCCCTGGTTCGCGTCGATTATGCACCCAATGGTCAAAACGCACCCCACATCCATCCCCGGGCAACCGAGATCCTCACCGTGCTGGAAGGCTCGCTCTATGTTGGTTTCGTGACCTCAAACCCCGAGAACAAGTTGTTCGCAAAATTTCTGAACAAAGGGGACGTGTTTGTGTTTCCGCAAGGGTTGATTCACTTCCAGTTCAACTTGGGAACAAACAAAGCCATAGCCATTGCCGCGCTGAGCAGCAAGAACCCTGGGGTGATCACCATAGCCAATGCGGTGTTCGGATCCAAGCCATCCATCTCAGATGATATCCTTGCCAAAGCCTTCCAGGTGGACAAGAACATAGTAGACAATATCCAAGCTCAATTCTAG